ATGAGGGAGATGTTCTTGACGCTGCCCAGTGAGCTGACAGCGGTTTCGAGGTTGCGCTGGCCCTGGCTGACATCCGCCTTATCGGTGCCGAGCGCAGCCTGCAGCGCTGTCTTGGCGGCGTCGACGTTCTCCAGGGAGTTGACGGTGACGATCATGGTGGAGAGTTCGCCGGGAAGTTCCGCGAGGTTCTGGGCGGTGGGGAGAGTGAGGTAGAGGGCGTTGTTGCCAAAGGCCGTGCCGGCATCGAACAGGCCAGTCACGGTGAACGTCTGGTTGTTGATGGTGAATGCGGAACCGACCGTGAGGCCGTTCTTCTCGGCCAGGGTGGCTCCCAGGAGGGCGCCGGTGGAGGCGGCCGTATAATCGCCGAGGCCCGTGCCGCCGGTCAGTGCAAGGGCCTTGCCGCCGGTATCGACTTCGGCGCCGATGCCGGTGGCGGTGACGGGCACGGAGAACGCCGGTGCCGTTGCTGGACTGCTGCCGGAGCTGCCCGTTGCGGCCTGGTTGCGGGCGCCGAGGGTCCCGGCGTCGATGGCTGCCTTAAGGCTTGTGGTCACGGTCGTGGCGGACTGGCCGCCTGGGCCGCCTTGCCCGCCCGGGCCGCCCGTCCCGCCCTGGGCGGCGGCCGCCTCGGCGTTGCGCAAACGGAGTGCCTTGGTGCCCACGACGGTGCTTACATTGGCCACTGCGGCCGCGGACGTGGCTTGCTCAGCGGTGAGCGGCTCACCGCCGCCTTCGAAGCCCTGGCCGCCGGCTGGGTTGACTGTCAGCACGGTGCCTACCGAGGCGTTGAGCTCTGCGACCTTTCCTGCAACAGCTTGGTTGGCCACCAACATGGCCAGGGCGAGGCCGATGGCAACAGCCAGGACGGCCACGACGGCGGCCGTTCGGACCTTGTTTCTGAAGGCGTTGCCGATACTCCGGGCAAGGACGCTCACGTGACTCCTAGGAAAACTCAGGCCGGCCCGAGCAGCCGGCGGATGAGACCACACTG
This genomic window from Arthrobacter sp. EM1 contains:
- a CDS encoding FtsX-like permease family protein, with translation MSVLARSIGNAFRNKVRTAAVVAVLAVAIGLALAMLVANQAVAGKVAELNASVGTVLTVNPAGGQGFEGGGEPLTAEQATSAAAVANVSTVVGTKALRLRNAEAAAAQGGTGGPGGQGGPGGQSATTVTTSLKAAIDAGTLGARNQAATGSSGSSPATAPAFSVPVTATGIGAEVDTGGKALALTGGTGLGDYTAASTGALLGATLAEKNGLTVGSAFTINNQTFTVTGLFDAGTAFGNNALYLTLPTAQNLAELPGELSTMIVTVNSLENVDAAKTALQAALGTDKADVSQGQRNLETAVSSLGSVKNISLIAFVAALATAGLIILLIMVMLVRERRREIGVLKAIGALNRTIGLQFVLEALVLVALGSVVGAAVASFASGGIASALISSNSTAAATPVPRAGARGFPGGFPGGDPVGGASQLLTSVTASASPGVIAAGIAAVFGVAIVGALVPALLTARIRPIEVLRGE